One Lysinibacillus sp. OF-1 DNA segment encodes these proteins:
- a CDS encoding pyruvate, water dikinase regulatory protein produces the protein MKKLRVFVVSDSVGETGDQVAKAVISQFRPGLENTVIRRFPHIQSEELIRKIVFLAAQQRAFIVYTLVRQEMRKLLHDLCEQEKIQAVDILGPALQTMATFMEENPLETPGIVHMLDDDYFKKIEAIEFAVKYDDGRDPRGLLQADIVLVGVSRTSKTPLSQYLAHKKYKVANVPLVPEVEPPEELLQIDPKKCFGLIISPEKLNFIRRERLMSLGLNDDAIYAQHERILDEIQHFEKIVGKIGCQVIDVTNKAVEETANTIIEHIFTRK, from the coding sequence ATGAAAAAACTACGCGTATTTGTTGTATCTGATTCTGTCGGCGAAACTGGTGATCAAGTTGCCAAAGCGGTTATTAGCCAGTTCCGACCGGGTTTAGAAAATACTGTGATTCGTCGGTTTCCTCACATTCAGTCCGAGGAGCTAATCCGTAAAATTGTTTTCCTTGCAGCCCAACAACGAGCATTTATCGTCTATACATTAGTTCGTCAAGAAATGCGTAAATTATTACATGATTTATGTGAGCAAGAAAAAATTCAGGCAGTAGATATTTTAGGACCAGCCTTACAAACTATGGCAACCTTTATGGAAGAAAACCCATTAGAAACGCCAGGGATTGTTCATATGTTGGATGATGATTATTTTAAAAAAATTGAAGCCATTGAATTTGCGGTAAAATATGATGATGGCAGAGATCCACGTGGGTTATTACAGGCTGATATCGTACTCGTAGGCGTATCAAGAACATCCAAAACACCACTTTCACAGTATTTAGCCCATAAAAAATATAAGGTGGCAAATGTTCCTTTAGTACCAGAGGTAGAGCCACCGGAAGAGCTTTTACAAATAGATCCGAAAAAATGCTTTGGCTTAATCATTTCACCTGAAAAGTTAAACTTTATCAGAAGAGAAAGATTAATGTCACTCGGATTAAATGATGATGCTATCTATGCACAACATGAACGGATTTTAGATGAGATACAACATTTTGAAAAAATTGTCGGTAAAATAGGTTGTCAAGTTATTGATGTGACTAATAAAGCTGTCGAAGAGACTGCAAATACGATCATTGAACATATTTTTACTCGTAAATAA
- a CDS encoding helix-turn-helix transcriptional regulator: MSPIELNKRQEDILQIVKENGPITGEHIAERLNLTRATLRPDLAILTMAGFLDARPRVGYFYSGKKTSINLLDSIHNLKVKDFHSGPVVVPETMTVYDAICFMFSEDVGTLFVVDKNEFLTGVLSRKDLLRTSIGTQDLNKIPVHIIMTRMPNISYCERSDSLVVAANKLIEREVDSLPVVEPQEGGLTIVGRLTKTTITRAFLSLAQNV, from the coding sequence GTGAGTCCAATCGAACTCAATAAACGTCAGGAAGACATTTTACAGATTGTGAAAGAAAATGGCCCTATTACCGGGGAACATATTGCGGAACGTCTCAATCTGACACGAGCAACTTTAAGACCAGATTTAGCGATTCTAACGATGGCAGGATTTTTAGATGCGAGACCAAGAGTTGGTTATTTTTATTCAGGTAAAAAAACATCCATTAATTTATTGGATAGTATTCACAATTTAAAAGTGAAAGACTTTCATTCAGGTCCTGTCGTGGTCCCGGAAACAATGACGGTTTATGATGCAATTTGCTTTATGTTTTCAGAAGATGTTGGTACACTCTTTGTCGTAGATAAGAATGAGTTTTTGACAGGCGTACTATCTCGCAAAGATTTACTACGTACAAGTATTGGTACGCAGGATTTAAATAAAATTCCAGTACATATTATTATGACACGTATGCCAAATATTTCGTACTGTGAAAGATCAGATTCATTAGTTGTTGCAGCGAACAAGCTTATTGAACGAGAAGTTGATTCGCTACCAGTAGTTGAACCACAGGAGGGTGGTTTAACCATAGTAGGTCGTCTTACAAAAACAACGATTACACGAGCTTTCTTATCTCTTGCACAAAACGTCTAA
- a CDS encoding HD-GYP domain-containing protein, with protein MLRKVTLSIQEVEANDILAEDIFSDYRLLAKKDLVLTERIIALLKLRKVDELSVYLPSDSVRVVHDLSIQRTREYEDLFAPLIEKTEPVDEYKETVSQLFMTTLENVVHELRYGQILKSMQDTAYVRGVFEKILEKKHRYELLMRLKEWDEYSFVHSFDVFVLGTIFARYLGLTDIETLARGYLFHDIGKVFIPQEILNLKRKLSEDEFEIVKTHTTKGYDLLIEYQEEDIAYLARDHHERFAGKGYPNQLCADEMSDGVQLLQIIDVYSAMTSKRVYHVGYGATDALAVLYRDRHLYNENFMHKFVECLGIYPVNSVVMLSDNRSAQVELVYDLFPTLPKVRLLDEQKSMNLPLNYSVKITKMIDYRANSFEEIFNLFVEQLIRCDENNLRIHFSKLIDHLHPKEIVLKIFLPAFRILRLLTREIQTDMTKYRNSISILKKLLEEQLNVLYMDYQHEQTTILVVESSLRENFFIKLVQSILYIDKIVPFFINPGDDQRITQLMGHCDVNVAYFIEEEQTVDKRVRPMREGAFLYYSLADIEEILVSLVGMSMKKFSFEEKMQERLFSTYKA; from the coding sequence ATGCTACGAAAAGTAACCTTAAGTATTCAGGAAGTTGAAGCGAATGATATATTAGCTGAAGATATTTTCTCAGACTATCGTCTATTAGCTAAAAAAGATTTAGTTTTAACGGAGCGAATTATTGCCTTACTTAAACTTCGAAAAGTAGATGAATTGTCAGTCTATTTACCATCTGATTCAGTTCGAGTTGTTCATGATTTAAGTATTCAACGAACAAGAGAATATGAAGATTTATTTGCTCCATTAATTGAAAAAACTGAACCAGTAGATGAATATAAAGAAACGGTAAGTCAGCTTTTTATGACAACGTTGGAGAATGTTGTGCATGAATTACGATATGGACAAATACTGAAAAGCATGCAAGATACGGCTTATGTACGTGGTGTTTTTGAAAAAATTTTAGAAAAAAAACATCGCTATGAGCTACTTATGCGCTTAAAGGAATGGGATGAATATTCATTTGTCCACTCATTTGATGTATTTGTGTTAGGGACAATCTTTGCTAGATATCTAGGTTTAACGGATATTGAAACATTAGCAAGAGGTTATTTATTCCACGATATTGGGAAGGTCTTTATACCGCAGGAAATATTAAATTTAAAGCGCAAACTCTCTGAAGATGAGTTTGAAATCGTCAAAACACATACAACAAAAGGTTATGACTTACTAATAGAATATCAGGAGGAAGACATTGCCTATTTAGCGAGAGATCATCATGAACGCTTTGCAGGGAAGGGCTATCCAAATCAACTTTGTGCAGATGAAATGAGTGACGGTGTGCAATTATTACAAATTATTGATGTGTATTCAGCCATGACATCGAAAAGAGTCTACCATGTTGGCTACGGTGCTACAGATGCATTAGCTGTTTTATACAGGGATCGTCATTTATATAATGAGAACTTTATGCATAAGTTTGTTGAATGTTTAGGCATTTACCCAGTCAACTCGGTTGTTATGCTATCGGATAATCGTAGTGCACAAGTAGAGCTAGTTTATGATTTATTTCCGACATTACCAAAGGTGAGGTTGCTAGATGAGCAAAAATCTATGAACTTGCCTTTAAACTATAGTGTGAAAATTACGAAGATGATTGACTACAGGGCGAATAGCTTCGAAGAGATTTTTAACTTATTTGTGGAGCAATTAATCCGCTGTGATGAGAATAATCTGAGAATTCATTTTAGTAAATTAATTGATCATTTACATCCTAAAGAAATTGTCTTAAAAATTTTCTTACCAGCGTTTCGTATACTACGTTTGCTAACACGAGAAATACAAACAGATATGACGAAATATAGAAATTCTATTAGTATCTTAAAAAAGCTATTAGAAGAGCAATTAAATGTATTATATATGGATTATCAGCATGAACAAACGACCATTTTAGTGGTGGAGTCTTCCTTACGTGAAAATTTCTTCATTAAACTTGTGCAAAGTATTTTGTATATCGATAAAATAGTACCTTTCTTTATCAATCCAGGTGATGATCAACGTATTACACAATTGATGGGGCATTGTGATGTCAATGTCGCCTATTTTATTGAAGAGGAACAAACTGTTGACAAACGAGTTCGTCCAATGCGAGAAGGTGCCTTTCTTTATTATTCATTAGCTGATATTGAAGAGATACTAGTGAGCTTAGTAGGGATGAGCATGAAAAAGTTTTCATTCGAGGAAAAAATGCAAGAGCGCTTATTTTCCACATATAAAGCATAA
- a CDS encoding glycine--tRNA ligase, with the protein MANKSMETIVSLAKHRGFVFPGSEIYGGLANTWDYGPLGVELKNNIKKAWWQKFVQESEHNVGIDAAILMNPKAWVASGHVGNFNDPMIDCKSCKARHRADKIIEDAALAKGDEIIVDGMTFDQMKETMIKYDVVCPDCGKADFTDIRQFNLMFKTFQGVTESSTNEIYLRPETAQGIFVNFKNVQRSMRKRTPFGIAQIGKSFRNEITPGNFTFRTREFEQMELEFFCKPGEDLQWHAYWKEFCKNWLLNLGMKEESMRLRDHEDDELSHYSNATTDIEFKFPFGWGELWGVADRTDYDLKQHMEHSGEDFTYIDPVSNERYVPYCIEPSLGADRVTLAFLCDAYDEEELEGDDKRTVLRFHPALAPFKAAVLPLSKKLSDEAADVWAELRKAFPVDFDESQSIGKRYRRQDEIGTPFCITYDFDSKEDGQVTVRHRDSMTQVRMPIAEVKAYIEKHLQF; encoded by the coding sequence ATGGCTAACAAATCAATGGAAACCATCGTATCATTAGCAAAACATCGAGGCTTTGTCTTCCCTGGTTCTGAAATCTATGGTGGTTTAGCAAACACTTGGGATTACGGTCCACTAGGTGTCGAATTAAAAAACAATATAAAAAAAGCATGGTGGCAAAAATTCGTTCAAGAATCAGAACACAATGTAGGTATTGATGCTGCGATCTTAATGAACCCAAAAGCATGGGTTGCTTCTGGTCATGTTGGTAACTTCAACGACCCAATGATCGACTGTAAATCATGTAAGGCTCGTCATCGCGCAGATAAAATTATCGAGGATGCTGCATTAGCAAAAGGCGATGAAATCATTGTGGATGGTATGACATTCGATCAAATGAAAGAAACAATGATTAAATATGACGTAGTATGTCCGGATTGCGGAAAAGCGGATTTTACAGATATTCGTCAATTCAACCTAATGTTTAAAACGTTCCAAGGTGTGACGGAATCTTCTACAAACGAAATTTATTTACGTCCCGAAACGGCACAAGGTATTTTCGTGAACTTCAAAAACGTTCAACGTTCTATGCGTAAACGTACACCATTTGGTATCGCACAAATCGGTAAATCTTTCCGTAACGAAATTACACCTGGTAACTTCACATTCCGTACACGTGAATTCGAGCAAATGGAGCTAGAATTCTTCTGCAAACCTGGCGAAGATCTCCAATGGCACGCCTATTGGAAAGAATTCTGTAAAAATTGGTTACTAAACTTAGGCATGAAAGAAGAATCTATGCGTCTTCGCGACCATGAAGATGATGAGCTATCTCACTACTCAAATGCTACAACAGATATCGAATTCAAATTCCCATTCGGTTGGGGAGAGCTTTGGGGCGTAGCTGATCGTACAGATTATGACTTAAAACAACATATGGAACACTCAGGTGAAGATTTCACTTATATCGATCCTGTATCAAACGAACGTTATGTTCCTTATTGTATTGAGCCATCTTTAGGGGCTGACCGTGTCACATTAGCATTCCTATGTGATGCCTATGATGAAGAAGAGCTAGAAGGTGACGATAAACGTACAGTTTTACGTTTCCACCCTGCACTAGCACCATTTAAAGCTGCTGTTCTACCGCTTTCTAAAAAATTATCTGATGAAGCGGCAGATGTTTGGGCAGAGCTCCGCAAAGCGTTCCCTGTTGATTTTGATGAATCACAATCAATCGGTAAACGTTACCGCCGTCAGGATGAAATTGGTACACCATTCTGTATCACATACGATTTTGACTCAAAAGAGGATGGCCAAGTAACAGTACGTCATCGCGATTCTATGACGCAAGTTCGTATGCCAATTGCAGAAGTAAAAGCATATATCGAAAAACATCTTCAATTCTAA
- the dnaG gene encoding DNA primase, with translation MVMDLAGKIPEEVIEQIRTQSDIVDVISEYMQLTKRGRNWFGLCPFHGEQTPSFSVSTDKQIFHCFGCGAGGNAITFVMDIEGISFPDAVVKLGERAGIHLDVEPSFPEGTKKISKAEERMKEAHAFAADFFHHLLLNTEDGEEPLNYLLERGFTRELIESNNIGWSLPSFEALTILLERKGYNLQEIAESGLIIKREGEERYFDRFRGRIMFPIRDENGKIIAFSGRILTSTGEEAKYLNSPESPIFQKSEVLYNLDKARTSIRKNRQVVLMEGFMDVLAANSVGVMNVVATMGTSLTNQHITKLKRLVEQITICYDGDNAGFDAAKRAAQLLHTERMKVDIAVLPEKLDPDEYIHSLGGQAFKEQILENPHAYIAFMMMHARRNKNFQFENDTLQYIQEVLEQLVGRSSPVERDLYIRQLSNETNISEEAIYAQFRKLEANQVRSAKSEMPTQMPSMPVTQQQKPMDAAERAERLLLAHMLHNIDVVDRVLRSEQKEPFVRDAYMAVFVRLVGFYEEYGHPDYQRFVEILDDAELRKIVMEAALVERDPDQAEAEVMDSIRQLQKYRIEQEIYQKMHESKEAEKMHEYARALEIAQQIIHLRKSLSAI, from the coding sequence ATGGTGATGGATTTGGCAGGGAAGATTCCAGAAGAAGTAATTGAACAGATTCGTACACAATCGGATATCGTTGATGTGATTAGTGAATACATGCAGCTGACCAAGCGTGGGCGAAATTGGTTTGGCCTCTGTCCATTTCATGGAGAGCAAACACCGTCTTTTTCTGTATCAACAGACAAGCAAATCTTTCATTGCTTTGGTTGTGGTGCAGGGGGGAATGCTATTACTTTTGTAATGGATATAGAAGGCATTTCTTTTCCTGATGCCGTTGTGAAACTTGGGGAACGTGCTGGCATACACTTAGATGTTGAGCCAAGCTTTCCAGAGGGAACAAAAAAGATATCTAAAGCAGAAGAAAGGATGAAAGAAGCACACGCTTTTGCAGCAGATTTTTTTCATCATCTACTGTTGAATACAGAGGATGGCGAAGAACCTTTAAATTATTTGCTAGAAAGAGGATTTACAAGGGAACTTATAGAATCTAATAACATTGGTTGGTCTCTCCCAAGCTTTGAAGCATTAACAATATTGCTTGAAAGAAAAGGTTATAACTTACAAGAAATTGCGGAAAGTGGCCTCATCATTAAGCGAGAGGGAGAAGAACGCTACTTTGATCGCTTTAGAGGACGTATTATGTTTCCGATTCGAGATGAGAATGGTAAAATTATTGCCTTCTCAGGTCGAATACTTACATCAACTGGTGAAGAAGCGAAATATTTAAATAGTCCAGAATCACCAATATTTCAAAAAAGTGAAGTGCTTTATAACCTAGATAAAGCACGAACTTCTATCAGAAAAAATCGTCAAGTAGTATTGATGGAAGGTTTTATGGATGTTTTAGCGGCCAACTCTGTAGGTGTCATGAATGTGGTTGCGACAATGGGAACTTCGCTAACAAATCAGCATATCACAAAGCTAAAACGCTTAGTAGAGCAAATTACGATTTGCTATGATGGTGATAATGCTGGATTTGATGCAGCGAAACGAGCGGCGCAATTACTGCATACGGAGCGCATGAAAGTCGATATTGCTGTATTGCCAGAAAAATTAGATCCTGATGAATACATTCACTCTTTAGGTGGACAAGCATTTAAGGAACAAATTTTGGAAAATCCTCATGCGTATATTGCTTTTATGATGATGCATGCTAGACGCAATAAGAACTTTCAATTTGAAAATGATACGCTTCAGTATATTCAAGAAGTCCTTGAACAACTAGTAGGGAGATCCTCACCAGTTGAACGAGATTTGTATATACGACAGTTATCAAATGAAACCAATATATCGGAAGAAGCCATTTATGCTCAATTCCGAAAGTTGGAGGCTAATCAGGTACGTTCTGCAAAATCAGAAATGCCTACACAGATGCCTTCAATGCCAGTCACGCAGCAGCAAAAGCCTATGGACGCAGCCGAACGTGCCGAACGTTTATTACTGGCTCATATGCTTCATAATATAGATGTAGTGGACAGGGTATTACGTAGTGAGCAAAAGGAGCCATTTGTACGAGATGCTTATATGGCTGTTTTTGTTCGCTTAGTAGGGTTTTATGAGGAATATGGTCATCCTGATTATCAACGCTTTGTGGAAATTTTGGATGACGCTGAATTACGAAAAATTGTCATGGAAGCAGCTTTAGTTGAGCGAGATCCTGATCAAGCAGAGGCAGAGGTAATGGACTCCATCCGTCAGCTTCAAAAATATAGAATTGAGCAAGAAATTTATCAAAAGATGCATGAGTCAAAGGAAGCGGAGAAGATGCATGAGTATGCACGTGCACTTGAAATCGCCCAACAGATTATTCATTTAAGAAAATCGTTATCGGCGATTTAA